A single window of Providencia alcalifaciens DNA harbors:
- a CDS encoding fimbrial biogenesis chaperone encodes MKSIITIFIFFFTLISTANAGVIIGGTRVIYPEGKKDVSISVENPDKVPYLIQSWIENANEGKQTDFTITPPLFRLNQEKTNALRIFLTQDTLPKDRESLFWLNVKTIPATEKKSENSLKIAFKTQMKLIYRPDSLANVDFNEEQNKLKWSKNSKVITVNNPTPYYMNFQSIKFNGKSAENISYVAPFSEKNFNINNPELHGTIKWEVINDYGSANNPVEIKI; translated from the coding sequence ATGAAATCAATAATTACTATTTTTATCTTTTTTTTCACACTCATCAGTACAGCCAATGCCGGTGTCATTATTGGCGGTACCCGCGTCATTTATCCTGAAGGGAAGAAAGACGTGAGCATTAGCGTGGAAAATCCGGATAAAGTTCCTTATTTAATTCAATCATGGATTGAAAATGCCAATGAAGGTAAGCAAACGGACTTTACCATTACGCCACCACTTTTTCGTTTAAATCAAGAAAAGACAAATGCGCTACGTATATTTCTAACTCAAGATACTCTACCTAAAGATAGAGAATCTTTATTTTGGTTAAATGTAAAAACAATTCCTGCAACAGAGAAGAAATCAGAAAACTCACTAAAGATCGCATTCAAAACTCAGATGAAATTAATTTATCGCCCTGATTCACTAGCGAATGTCGATTTTAATGAAGAACAAAATAAACTTAAGTGGTCGAAAAATAGTAAAGTCATTACTGTTAATAACCCAACCCCTTATTACATGAACTTCCAGAGTATTAAATTTAACGGAAAGAGCGCAGAGAATATTTCTTATGTTGCCCCATTTTCAGAGAAAAATTTCAATATAAATAATCCTGAATTACACGGAACCATTAAATGGGAAGTCATTAATGATTATGGTTCCGCTAATAATCCAGTAGAAATAAAAATATAG
- a CDS encoding fimbrial protein, whose translation MKKQIIASLIATGTLLISANGFAKDGDINFTGEITDNACQLASGSDAIQVNLGKVSKTSLASTGSTAAATKFSIQLENCPAAVTTATVKFDGVSYAGDSSVLQLTNAGTSGIAKDVGIQIQDVKGITVPLYTTSSEYALKETVVNNLDFTARYIAMSDAVSAGLANSTATFTINYN comes from the coding sequence ATGAAAAAACAGATTATTGCATCGTTAATTGCAACAGGAACTTTATTAATTTCTGCTAATGGCTTTGCCAAAGATGGTGATATTAATTTCACAGGCGAAATTACCGATAACGCCTGTCAGTTAGCATCCGGTTCTGATGCTATTCAAGTGAACTTAGGTAAAGTTTCTAAAACATCATTAGCCAGTACTGGTAGTACTGCCGCTGCCACTAAGTTTTCCATTCAATTAGAAAATTGCCCTGCAGCAGTGACCACTGCAACGGTAAAATTTGATGGTGTTTCTTATGCTGGTGATAGCAGCGTTCTGCAGTTAACCAACGCGGGAACATCTGGAATTGCTAAAGATGTTGGTATTCAAATTCAAGACGTTAAAGGGATCACAGTTCCTTTATATACAACATCCAGTGAATATGCCCTAAAAGAAACAGTTGTGAATAATTTAGATTTCACCGCACGTTATATTGCGATGTCTGATGCTGTCAGTGCTGGTTTAGCAAACTCAACGGCAACATTCACAATTAATTATAACTAA
- a CDS encoding helix-turn-helix domain-containing protein, with translation MNENHTISEIIGHKIKLIREHHHLSLKELADEIGVCEFQQLKYEKGKDRIPVDKLKQYANYFEISLLSFFIFSEAEKKFILHYLNKK, from the coding sequence ATGAATGAAAATCATACAATATCCGAAATTATTGGACATAAAATAAAACTGATTCGTGAACATCATCATTTATCATTAAAAGAATTAGCTGATGAGATTGGTGTTTGCGAATTTCAACAATTGAAATATGAAAAAGGAAAAGATCGAATTCCCGTCGATAAACTAAAACAATACGCCAATTATTTTGAGATTAGTTTATTAAGCTTTTTTATATTTAGTGAAGCGGAGAAAAAATTTATTTTGCATTATCTTAATAAAAAATAA
- a CDS encoding fimbrial protein, whose protein sequence is MKSNWISFIFFGPLLSFYCVAGDSITLNFKGNIKAAPCQIEQTNYVIDLKTTNIANLRNGQQAPWVSFSIKLKDCPSNTRESVMTLTGTAAPTNADYFINSGTAKNVALDLVTGTRLSRVKNGTQITTPINLQTRQAEIPFSARVTSLNSAMVAGTFRSHVEFIMTYN, encoded by the coding sequence ATGAAAAGTAACTGGATTTCTTTCATTTTTTTTGGACCATTATTAAGCTTCTACTGTGTAGCAGGAGATAGCATCACTTTAAATTTTAAAGGCAATATAAAAGCGGCTCCTTGCCAGATAGAACAAACTAATTATGTGATTGATTTGAAAACAACTAACATTGCAAACCTTCGCAATGGTCAACAAGCTCCATGGGTAAGTTTTAGTATTAAATTAAAAGATTGCCCTAGTAATACCCGCGAATCTGTTATGACGTTAACAGGAACAGCCGCGCCCACTAATGCAGATTATTTTATCAACAGTGGCACAGCAAAAAATGTGGCATTAGATTTAGTCACGGGAACCCGTTTAAGCCGTGTAAAAAACGGAACCCAAATTACAACCCCAATTAACTTACAAACTCGCCAAGCTGAAATTCCTTTTTCTGCACGTGTCACTAGCTTGAATAGTGCCATGGTTGCGGGAACTTTTCGCAGCCATGTCGAGTTTATTATGACCTATAACTAA
- a CDS encoding fimbrial protein, producing the protein MYRSVSLKLIFMLMSLFLYSQHAAAACIQNPRFMNLQFTVPNRTFSIMYDDITVKDLDTIVIPYGTGPMDTNASNGRDCGTTDLHGRFVNGWTPVNNFAPTNIPGISMAVLTGANTWFNFFIPGRNPPNWNITDTQWRIVIRKTGRITQAGTLTSGRVAQLYQTNTRPTNSTWYLTTLNMSSNAIRINVLSCSTKSKTYNIDMGDWNENQFKNINDTSTPVAIPVVLTCMAGTNIKATITSNAGYVDETTGKLKLFGNNSATGIAIQLLDKNSNPIRLNYKNNLQDNVPNGDYLFNWKARYIQTAPTITPGVANSTAVVNILYE; encoded by the coding sequence ATGTACCGTTCTGTTTCACTAAAACTGATATTTATGTTGATGAGTTTATTTCTGTATTCGCAACATGCAGCTGCTGCATGTATTCAAAATCCTAGATTTATGAATTTACAGTTCACTGTACCAAATCGAACATTCAGCATTATGTATGATGATATAACGGTTAAAGATTTAGATACCATCGTAATACCTTACGGCACAGGACCAATGGATACTAATGCCAGTAACGGTAGGGATTGCGGTACCACTGACTTGCATGGTCGGTTTGTTAATGGTTGGACACCTGTAAACAATTTTGCCCCAACAAATATTCCTGGCATCAGTATGGCAGTACTAACAGGAGCAAATACTTGGTTCAATTTTTTTATTCCGGGTAGAAACCCTCCAAACTGGAATATTACTGACACTCAGTGGCGTATCGTGATCAGAAAAACAGGAAGAATAACACAAGCGGGTACGTTAACTTCTGGACGCGTCGCCCAGCTGTACCAAACAAATACCAGACCAACCAATTCAACGTGGTATTTAACTACCCTCAATATGTCATCAAACGCTATTCGTATTAACGTATTAAGCTGCTCAACAAAAAGCAAAACGTACAACATTGATATGGGGGATTGGAATGAAAACCAATTTAAGAACATTAACGACACAAGTACCCCCGTTGCAATTCCTGTCGTCCTTACTTGTATGGCTGGTACCAATATAAAAGCAACAATCACCAGTAATGCGGGATATGTAGATGAAACAACAGGAAAACTAAAATTATTCGGTAATAACTCAGCAACGGGCATTGCCATTCAACTTTTAGATAAAAATAGTAATCCCATTCGTTTAAATTACAAAAATAACTTACAAGATAATGTCCCCAATGGGGATTACCTATTTAACTGGAAAGCACGCTACATACAAACAGCTCCGACGATTACCCCAGGAGTAGCTAACTCCACCGCTGTTGTTAATATTCTCTATGAATAG
- a CDS encoding fimbria/pilus outer membrane usher protein, protein MKIYIFIFLCFLNITFSHATTKTQKDDRNITDNDIDYFEPDFLEGRNKENIDLSLFENQNQLVGSYFVYIYVNKNYIDAQKILFNQGNQNKLTPCLSLTDLKQFGINTELFPALQNDQSTCANLSAIPDATSEFDFNTQRLYLSIPQIALNNDPRGYIDLSKVDNGINAAMLNYSYSGSKDHSRKNNGTTTTNYINLRPNINWGSWRFRNYSTWSNNNNQPSQWNNVYTYGTRNINPIKSQLTVGDGVSPSMVFDSVPFRGIQLATDNEMYPESLRGYAPTVRGIARSNAQITIRQNSYIIYQTNVAAGPFEINDLYPTGSSGDLHVTIKESNGSEQYQIVPFASLPILQREGYLFYSVTGGQYRSYNNHVDQQDFTQLSLVYGLPNSMTAYGGFQYSDNYQAQSLGMGKNLGDFGALSVDITYANSTPKNSAATQGQSYRFRYNKNLNQVGTNITLAGYRYSTSGYYSLSEVFDGYQNTDSIPQIERRRNRIETSISQSLSDNYGSVSVSYINEDYWNSHRKTESSNISYNNSWESISYSFNYTYDRNTYSYQTLVNPAFNHNANHLFAFSISIPFDFFDDTAYLNFNTNFSNKNSNSSILGISASQLNNRFSWSMQQGYTNDNRQNTGNFNASYKGQLGSINGGSGYTRDNYNLYYGATGSAVIHTEGIVLGQQLGETAALVEIPQAPNIPITNNAGVSTNAQGYALVPNISPYRKNMIGIDVSDIPDNTEMEITSQTVVPSRGALVKTRFQANLGYRAFITLTMNNGQSVPFGAQAISADSSVAIGMVDAHGKIFLSGLSEQGSFDIQFNNQPLCQVKYSLVNQPNYLGLYKTTAICH, encoded by the coding sequence ATGAAAATATATATTTTTATTTTTTTGTGTTTTTTAAATATAACATTTTCTCATGCCACCACTAAAACACAGAAAGATGATAGAAATATAACTGATAATGATATCGACTATTTTGAACCCGATTTTTTAGAAGGTAGAAATAAAGAGAATATCGACTTATCTCTATTTGAGAATCAAAATCAGTTAGTTGGTAGCTATTTTGTCTATATCTATGTAAATAAAAATTACATTGATGCTCAAAAAATATTATTCAATCAAGGCAACCAGAATAAATTAACACCATGCCTATCTTTAACTGATTTAAAGCAATTTGGTATCAATACAGAGCTTTTTCCCGCCCTACAAAACGACCAATCCACTTGTGCAAATTTATCAGCGATTCCAGATGCAACAAGTGAGTTTGATTTTAATACCCAACGCTTATATCTCAGCATTCCGCAAATCGCCTTGAACAATGACCCTAGAGGCTACATCGATTTATCTAAAGTGGATAATGGCATCAATGCTGCAATGCTGAACTACAGCTACAGTGGGTCAAAAGATCACAGCCGAAAGAACAACGGCACCACGACAACAAACTATATTAACTTACGCCCGAACATTAATTGGGGGTCATGGCGTTTTCGCAACTACTCCACATGGTCGAACAATAACAACCAGCCCAGTCAATGGAATAATGTTTACACGTATGGCACCCGTAATATTAACCCAATCAAAAGCCAGCTAACCGTAGGTGATGGCGTCTCGCCTTCGATGGTTTTTGACAGCGTTCCCTTCAGAGGAATTCAATTAGCCACTGACAATGAAATGTACCCAGAAAGTTTACGGGGATATGCACCAACAGTAAGGGGCATTGCACGCAGTAACGCACAAATTACTATTCGACAAAATAGCTATATTATTTATCAGACCAACGTTGCTGCAGGTCCTTTCGAAATCAATGACCTATATCCTACTGGTAGCAGTGGTGACTTACATGTGACGATTAAGGAATCGAATGGCTCTGAACAATATCAAATTGTTCCCTTCGCATCGTTACCCATCTTACAGCGAGAAGGCTATCTATTTTACAGTGTGACGGGGGGACAGTATCGCTCTTATAACAACCATGTCGATCAACAAGATTTTACACAATTGTCTCTAGTCTATGGATTACCGAATAGTATGACCGCATATGGGGGCTTTCAATATAGTGATAACTATCAAGCCCAATCATTGGGTATGGGTAAAAACTTAGGGGATTTTGGCGCACTTTCTGTTGATATCACATATGCTAATTCCACTCCCAAGAATAGCGCTGCTACCCAAGGGCAATCCTATCGATTTCGCTACAATAAAAATCTCAACCAAGTGGGTACAAATATCACCTTAGCGGGTTATCGCTACTCAACTAGCGGCTACTACAGCTTATCTGAAGTTTTTGATGGCTATCAAAACACTGATTCTATTCCACAAATTGAACGACGCCGTAATCGAATAGAAACATCCATTAGCCAAAGTTTATCGGATAATTATGGTTCAGTTTCTGTTAGTTATATTAATGAAGATTATTGGAATAGCCATCGCAAAACAGAATCATCCAATATTAGCTATAACAATAGTTGGGAATCAATTAGCTATAGTTTTAACTATACCTACGATAGAAATACTTATTCTTATCAAACACTTGTTAACCCAGCATTCAATCATAATGCTAATCACTTATTTGCTTTTTCCATCAGCATTCCTTTTGATTTTTTTGACGATACTGCCTACCTCAATTTCAATACGAACTTTAGCAATAAAAACAGTAACTCAAGCATCCTCGGTATTTCCGCTTCTCAGCTAAATAATCGTTTCAGTTGGAGCATGCAGCAAGGCTATACCAATGATAACCGACAGAATACTGGCAATTTCAACGCGAGTTATAAAGGTCAACTTGGCTCAATCAATGGAGGAAGTGGATATACTCGCGATAACTATAACCTCTACTATGGTGCAACTGGCAGCGCAGTCATTCATACCGAGGGGATTGTTTTAGGTCAACAACTCGGTGAAACCGCGGCTTTAGTTGAAATTCCTCAAGCACCCAATATCCCAATTACCAATAACGCTGGCGTGAGCACAAATGCTCAAGGTTATGCATTAGTACCTAATATTAGCCCTTACCGTAAAAATATGATTGGGATTGATGTCTCCGATATACCAGACAATACCGAGATGGAAATAACAAGCCAGACCGTTGTGCCTAGCCGGGGTGCTCTCGTCAAAACGCGTTTCCAAGCAAACCTTGGCTATCGTGCATTTATTACATTGACTATGAATAATGGGCAATCTGTTCCATTTGGGGCACAAGCAATATCCGCAGATAGCAGTGTTGCGATAGGTATGGTCGATGCTCACGGTAAAATTTTCTTATCTGGATTAAGTGAACAAGGGAGTTTTGATATTCAATTTAATAATCAACCTCTTTGCCAAGTGAAATACAGTTTAGTTAATCAACCCAATTACCTTGGTTTATATAAAACAACCGCGATTTGCCATTAA
- a CDS encoding fimbrial biogenesis chaperone: MKSYFYFFILFFTLATTAYGGVIIGGTRVIYNEGVKDASIIIENPDEIDYLIQSWIDDGENNPQSIFSITPPLFKLPAENTNTLRIFLTENTLPNNRESLFWLNIKNIPAVKFKENSLQIAFRSQMKLIYRPSSLKDVNFNNEQKKMIWSKTKNTLTVKNPTPYYINFQRISFNGTNLKNVTYVAPFSSSSFSISDPSLHGTIKWELINDYGASTKVTEKSI, from the coding sequence ATGAAGAGCTATTTCTATTTTTTTATATTATTTTTTACTCTCGCAACAACTGCATATGGTGGCGTCATTATTGGAGGAACTCGTGTTATTTATAATGAAGGCGTCAAAGATGCGAGTATAATCATTGAAAACCCTGATGAAATCGATTATTTAATTCAATCATGGATTGATGATGGTGAAAATAATCCTCAGTCAATTTTTTCTATTACGCCACCGCTGTTTAAACTTCCAGCAGAAAACACAAATACACTACGTATTTTTTTAACCGAGAATACATTACCCAACAATCGAGAATCGCTATTCTGGCTAAATATTAAAAACATTCCCGCAGTGAAATTTAAAGAAAATTCATTACAAATTGCTTTTAGATCTCAAATGAAACTCATTTATCGACCATCATCATTAAAAGATGTTAATTTTAATAATGAACAGAAAAAGATGATATGGTCTAAAACAAAAAACACATTAACAGTAAAAAACCCAACACCTTATTATATCAACTTCCAACGAATTTCCTTTAATGGAACTAACTTGAAAAATGTTACTTACGTTGCCCCTTTCTCTTCATCCTCCTTCAGCATCAGCGATCCCAGCCTTCATGGAACAATTAAATGGGAATTGATTAATGATTATGGTGCTTCAACCAAGGTTACAGAAAAGAGCATCTAA
- a CDS encoding fimbrial protein, whose product MKALSFKTLTIGIGFLFINSGFAADGNIEFIGDIIDQACEVKTESKNIQVNLGQIPKANLPSVGSKSTSVPFTIKLINCPIAITSAKVSFDATPYTNDNTVIALKPTSNATGVGVQLTDYRNTVITLLSPSSEYPLLSNVENDLNFTANYIAKAIPVTPGSANASATFLIIYN is encoded by the coding sequence ATGAAAGCACTTTCATTTAAAACCCTAACTATTGGCATAGGATTTTTATTTATTAATTCTGGATTTGCTGCTGATGGAAACATTGAGTTTATAGGCGATATTATTGACCAAGCCTGTGAAGTAAAAACTGAATCAAAAAACATCCAAGTCAATCTAGGTCAAATTCCGAAAGCTAATTTACCTAGTGTAGGAAGTAAATCAACATCAGTCCCATTTACAATAAAATTAATTAATTGTCCTATCGCTATCACAAGCGCGAAGGTTTCATTTGATGCAACACCTTACACAAATGACAATACCGTTATCGCCTTAAAGCCCACGTCAAATGCAACAGGCGTAGGCGTTCAACTTACCGATTACAGAAATACAGTCATCACCTTATTGTCACCATCCAGTGAATACCCTTTATTATCGAATGTTGAAAATGACCTTAATTTCACTGCCAATTATATTGCCAAAGCGATACCAGTTACGCCAGGCTCAGCCAACGCTTCTGCAACTTTTTTGATTATTTATAACTAG
- the glnG gene encoding nitrogen regulation protein NR(I): MQKGKIWVVDDDSSIRWVLERALNSAELNCTCFDSADAVLAALNNDVPDVLLCDIRMPGMDGLALLSQLKQSHPLLPIIIMTAHSDLDAAVNAYQSGAFDYLPKPFDIDETVALVERALNHSREQNHIREQNSAASDKLQAPVISSTMIGEAPAMQELYRIIGRLSRSSISVLINGESGTGKELVAHALHQHSPRANEPFIALNMAAIPKDLIESELFGHEKGAFTGASQVRQGRFEQANRGSLFLDEIGDMPLDVQTRLLRVLAEGQFYRIGGYTPVKVDVRIIAATHQNLEKRVEDGLFREDLFHRLNVIRVQLPPLRERVEDIPRLAHYFLQNTAKELGVESKVLHPDSIKILQRYSWSGNVRQLENVCRWLTVMAASQEVLPQDLPSDLFNKQESNKLAKDPASSSIHPYDPDLTWFDLLEKWTESALNEGKQDLFNDAMPLLEKTMLNCALKYTHGHKQEAARLLGWGRNTLTRKLKELGIED, from the coding sequence ATGCAGAAGGGAAAAATCTGGGTTGTTGATGATGACAGTTCAATCCGCTGGGTACTGGAGCGAGCGCTCAACAGTGCCGAACTTAATTGCACCTGTTTTGACAGCGCCGATGCGGTACTTGCCGCCCTCAACAATGACGTCCCTGACGTATTGCTCTGTGATATTCGTATGCCGGGCATGGACGGGCTTGCTTTGCTTAGCCAACTAAAACAGTCTCACCCATTACTGCCGATTATCATCATGACCGCACACTCAGATTTAGATGCCGCCGTAAATGCTTATCAATCTGGTGCCTTTGACTATCTCCCTAAGCCTTTTGATATCGACGAAACCGTCGCTTTAGTTGAGCGAGCGCTGAACCACAGTCGTGAGCAAAACCATATCCGTGAACAAAATAGTGCAGCAAGTGATAAACTACAGGCTCCCGTCATTTCGTCTACGATGATCGGTGAAGCCCCTGCCATGCAGGAGCTGTATCGAATTATTGGGCGTCTTTCCCGCTCCTCGATTAGTGTGCTTATCAACGGGGAATCCGGTACAGGTAAAGAGCTAGTTGCCCACGCGTTGCATCAACACAGCCCACGCGCGAATGAACCGTTTATCGCCTTAAATATGGCGGCTATTCCAAAAGATTTAATTGAATCCGAGCTATTTGGTCACGAAAAAGGCGCTTTTACCGGTGCATCCCAAGTTCGCCAAGGACGTTTTGAGCAAGCAAATCGAGGTTCCTTATTTCTTGATGAAATCGGCGACATGCCTCTGGATGTGCAAACGCGCTTATTGCGGGTACTGGCTGAAGGGCAATTTTACCGAATTGGTGGCTATACCCCTGTTAAGGTCGATGTGCGGATTATCGCCGCAACGCATCAAAACTTAGAAAAGCGTGTGGAAGACGGATTATTCCGCGAAGACTTATTCCATCGACTGAACGTAATCCGCGTGCAGCTTCCGCCATTACGTGAACGCGTTGAAGATATTCCTCGCCTCGCCCATTACTTTTTGCAAAATACCGCCAAAGAGTTAGGGGTAGAAAGCAAAGTTCTGCATCCTGACAGCATTAAAATTCTTCAACGCTATTCTTGGTCGGGAAATGTACGTCAATTGGAGAACGTCTGCCGTTGGTTAACCGTGATGGCAGCCAGCCAAGAGGTACTTCCACAAGATTTACCGAGCGATCTGTTTAATAAGCAAGAATCCAACAAGTTAGCGAAAGATCCTGCGTCATCCTCCATCCATCCTTATGATCCTGACCTTACTTGGTTTGATCTATTAGAAAAATGGACTGAGTCTGCTTTAAACGAAGGCAAGCAAGATTTATTTAATGATGCCATGCCATTACTCGAAAAAACAATGCTCAATTGTGCCCTAAAATATACTCATGGACATAAGCAAGAGGCGGCTCGCTTATTAGGCTGGGGAAGGAATACCTTAACACGTAAATTAAAAGAACTTGGAATAGAAGATTAA
- the glnL gene encoding nitrogen regulation protein NR(II), producing the protein MKAEHLPVPEHLLDSLINSVLVLDYDLIIHYANHAALQILAQSPRKLYGTPLPLLFNYCSLNDEQMLNSLKTGHSFTENEVTLVLNNHSHMMSLSAQPLSDQFILVELSQLDSQRRLSQELAQNAQQLAARELIRGLAHEIKNPLGGLRGAAQLLSKALPDPQLNEYTQVIIEQADRLRALVDRLLGPQYPGPKTEQSIHHSVENVMRLVGLEKPGNVTLVRDYDPSLPDLEYYPDQVEQVLLNITRNALQALGETGGTITLRTRTAFQVMLQGERYRLAARIDIEDNGPGIPLAIQDTLFYPMVSGRPDGTGLGLSIARSLVDQHAGKIEFTSWPGHTEFSIYLPIKK; encoded by the coding sequence ATGAAAGCCGAGCATTTACCTGTCCCCGAACATCTCCTCGATTCCTTAATTAACAGCGTATTAGTGCTGGATTACGATTTAATCATCCATTATGCCAATCATGCGGCCTTACAAATTTTGGCACAAAGCCCACGTAAGCTCTATGGCACCCCGCTTCCTTTGCTATTCAACTATTGTTCATTAAATGATGAGCAGATGCTTAATAGCCTCAAAACCGGTCACAGTTTTACCGAAAACGAAGTGACGCTGGTGCTCAATAACCATTCTCACATGATGTCTTTGAGTGCTCAGCCTTTATCCGACCAATTTATTCTTGTCGAACTGTCCCAATTGGATAGCCAGCGACGCCTTAGCCAAGAGTTGGCGCAAAATGCTCAGCAGCTTGCTGCCCGTGAATTGATCCGTGGGCTTGCCCATGAAATCAAAAACCCATTGGGGGGATTACGTGGCGCGGCGCAATTATTGTCTAAGGCGCTGCCCGACCCGCAGCTAAATGAATATACCCAAGTGATTATTGAGCAAGCCGACCGCCTCCGAGCCTTAGTCGATAGGTTATTAGGTCCTCAATATCCGGGACCAAAAACTGAGCAAAGTATCCATCATAGTGTGGAAAATGTGATGCGTTTAGTCGGATTAGAAAAACCGGGCAATGTCACGCTGGTTCGTGATTACGACCCAAGCCTTCCTGATTTGGAATACTATCCAGACCAAGTGGAGCAAGTGCTGCTCAATATCACCCGCAATGCCTTGCAAGCTCTTGGCGAGACGGGTGGCACCATCACTTTACGCACCCGCACCGCATTTCAAGTGATGCTGCAAGGAGAGCGCTATAGGCTCGCCGCACGGATTGATATTGAAGATAACGGCCCCGGTATTCCACTCGCTATTCAAGATACGCTATTTTACCCGATGGTCAGCGGTCGCCCTGATGGCACCGGTTTAGGCTTATCTATCGCACGCAGTTTAGTGGATCAACATGCGGGAAAAATTGAGTTTACCAGTTGGCCGGGTCATACCGAGTTTTCTATTTATCTACCCATCAAAAAATAG
- the glnA gene encoding glutamate--ammonia ligase: MSAKHVLSLIEEHNVRFIDLRFTDTKGKEQHITIPAHQVDEDFFEEGQMFDGSSIGGWKGINESDMVLMPDASTAMLDPFYADNTLIIRCDILEPGTMQGYDRDPRSISKRAEDFLRSSGIADIVLFGPEPEFFVFDDIRFGNSMHSSYYHIDDIEAAWNTGTKYEGGNKGHRPAVKGGYFPVPPVDSSQDLRSAMCTTMEEMGLVVEAHHHEVATAGQNEIATRFNTMTKKADETQIYKYVVHNVAHAYGKTATFMPKPLVGDNGSGMHCHMSLSKGGVNLFAGDKYGGLSEMALYYIGGIIKHARALNAFTNPTTNSYKRLVPGFEAPVMLAYSARNRSASIRIPVVASTKARRIEVRFPDPAANPYLAFAAQLMAGLDGIINKIHPGDAMDKNLYDLPPEEAKEIPTVAGSLEEALAELDKNREFLTRGGVFTDDAIDAYIELLRADIQRVRMAPHPLEFEMYYSA, encoded by the coding sequence ATGTCCGCTAAACATGTTTTATCGTTAATCGAAGAGCACAATGTAAGATTTATTGATCTGCGTTTTACTGATACCAAAGGTAAAGAGCAACACATCACTATCCCTGCTCATCAAGTTGACGAAGACTTCTTTGAAGAAGGTCAAATGTTTGATGGCTCATCCATCGGTGGCTGGAAAGGCATTAACGAGTCTGACATGGTATTAATGCCAGATGCATCTACCGCAATGTTAGACCCATTCTACGCCGATAATACCTTAATCATTCGTTGCGACATTTTAGAGCCAGGCACTATGCAAGGTTACGATCGCGACCCTCGCTCTATCTCTAAACGCGCTGAAGATTTCCTGCGCTCTAGCGGCATTGCGGATATAGTGTTATTTGGGCCTGAACCAGAATTTTTCGTGTTCGATGACATTCGCTTCGGCAACAGCATGCACAGCAGCTACTATCACATCGATGATATCGAAGCCGCATGGAATACTGGCACTAAATACGAAGGCGGTAACAAAGGTCACCGTCCAGCAGTAAAAGGCGGTTACTTCCCAGTACCACCAGTAGACTCATCACAAGATTTACGTTCAGCTATGTGTACCACGATGGAAGAGATGGGCTTAGTGGTTGAAGCTCACCACCACGAAGTGGCAACTGCAGGTCAAAACGAAATTGCAACTCGCTTTAATACCATGACCAAAAAAGCGGATGAGACTCAAATTTACAAATACGTTGTCCACAACGTTGCACACGCATACGGCAAGACTGCGACCTTTATGCCAAAACCATTAGTTGGTGATAACGGTTCCGGTATGCACTGCCACATGTCTTTATCTAAAGGTGGTGTGAACCTATTTGCTGGCGATAAATACGGCGGGTTATCTGAGATGGCGCTGTACTACATCGGTGGTATCATCAAACACGCTCGTGCACTGAACGCATTCACTAACCCAACAACTAACTCCTACAAGCGTTTAGTCCCAGGTTTTGAAGCACCTGTAATGCTGGCTTACTCTGCACGTAACCGCTCTGCCTCTATCCGTATCCCAGTGGTCGCAAGCACCAAAGCGCGTCGTATCGAAGTTCGCTTCCCAGACCCTGCTGCTAACCCATACTTAGCGTTTGCTGCTCAGTTAATGGCAGGTCTTGATGGCATCATCAACAAGATCCACCCAGGCGATGCAATGGACAAAAACCTGTACGACTTACCGCCAGAAGAAGCAAAAGAGATCCCAACAGTTGCGGGCTCTTTAGAAGAAGCACTGGCTGAACTGGATAAAAACCGTGAGTTCTTAACTCGTGGTGGTGTATTTACTGACGACGCTATCGACGCTTACATCGAATTACTGCGTGCTGATATCCAACGCGTTCGTATGGCACCACACCCACTCGAATTTGAAATGTACTACAGTGCGTAA